The proteins below are encoded in one region of Aquisphaera giovannonii:
- a CDS encoding MGH1-like glycoside hydrolase domain-containing protein, translating into MSFDDAESIRLAEDARREKNWKRWGPYLPERQWATVREDYSPDNSCWTSFPYESSIARAYRWGEDGLLGITDRECRLAFAVALWNGADPHLKERLFGLTNPEGNHGEDVKEVYYYLDGTPTHSYLKALYKYPQGRFPYERLREENRARGRGKSEFELVDTGIFDEGRYWDVTVEYAKASPDDVLIRIRAVNRGPEPARLHVLPTLWFRNTWSWGVGYEEGRWSKPALSPVDGGVLAEHETLGRFVLLADVPDARWAFTENETNARVFEGPPNLDVLDGPGGEGRGPCKDAFHRLVVRGDRSAVVEHGGTKAALVREFEAPPGGEAVLRLRLVAEGEANAGASSSSFADFDAVLEDRICEADAFHHLRTPGPLHPEERLIARQAYAGLIWSEQFYHYIVPDWLEGDAKHPNPPEVRDHRINRDWTHLFSRDVLSVPDKWEYPAFFAWDLAFHMVAMARIDGAFAKQQLQLLLREWYMHPNGQLPAYEYDLSNVNPPVHAWACYQVFRRTGGDDFTFLERCFHKLLLNFTWWVNRQDPEGRGVFSGGFLGMDNLGVFDRSQPLPTDGRLQQADGTAWMGFFCTTMLQIALELAVRDPAYEDVASKFFEHYVFISDAINKTCGSGLWDEEDGFYYDKILRGDGSSLPIKLRAMIGLVPLLAVLVLDEQACGRHLPGFQKRLDWFLANRGGRMKRVEELETRGEKPRQRLLLSIAGRRRLERSLHRLLDESAFLSPFGVRSLSREYRDRPYELRIDGRTYSVPYVPGDSATGDFGGNSNWRGPIWMPINVLLIDALREYHRFYGDDVCVECPSGSGRLASLGQVADELCRRLTLLFLPEDGRPRPCHGSLGRFASDPAWKDHHLFYEYFDGDTGRGLGASHQTGWTALIATLIEDRARSHHRDRPEHGHHPHGRAVAPSRSPRPGAAEADLDGSPHRSRGEPNPIPTSRRGDAGG; encoded by the coding sequence GTGAGCTTCGACGACGCGGAGTCAATCCGGCTGGCCGAGGACGCTCGCCGCGAGAAGAACTGGAAGCGATGGGGGCCGTACCTGCCGGAGCGGCAGTGGGCGACCGTCCGCGAGGACTACTCGCCGGACAACTCGTGCTGGACGAGCTTCCCCTACGAGTCCTCGATCGCCAGGGCGTACCGCTGGGGCGAGGACGGCCTGCTCGGCATCACCGACCGCGAATGCCGGCTCGCCTTCGCGGTCGCGCTCTGGAACGGCGCGGACCCGCACCTGAAGGAGCGGCTCTTCGGCCTGACCAACCCGGAGGGGAACCACGGCGAGGACGTCAAGGAGGTGTACTACTACCTCGACGGCACGCCGACGCACAGCTACCTGAAGGCCCTCTACAAGTACCCGCAGGGCCGCTTCCCCTACGAGCGGCTCCGCGAGGAGAACCGGGCCCGGGGGCGGGGGAAGTCGGAATTCGAGCTCGTCGACACGGGGATCTTCGACGAAGGGCGCTACTGGGACGTCACCGTCGAGTACGCCAAGGCCTCGCCCGACGACGTCCTGATCCGCATCCGGGCCGTCAACCGAGGCCCCGAGCCGGCCCGCCTGCACGTCCTGCCCACGCTCTGGTTCCGCAACACCTGGTCCTGGGGCGTCGGCTACGAGGAGGGCCGCTGGTCGAAGCCCGCGCTCTCCCCCGTCGACGGCGGCGTGCTGGCCGAGCACGAGACCCTGGGGCGATTCGTCCTGCTCGCCGACGTCCCCGACGCCCGCTGGGCCTTCACCGAGAACGAGACCAACGCTCGCGTCTTCGAGGGCCCGCCGAACCTGGACGTCCTGGACGGCCCGGGCGGCGAGGGCCGCGGCCCCTGCAAGGACGCCTTCCACCGGCTCGTGGTCCGCGGCGACCGGTCGGCCGTCGTCGAGCATGGCGGGACGAAGGCCGCGCTCGTCCGCGAGTTCGAGGCCCCCCCCGGAGGCGAGGCGGTGCTCCGGCTCCGGCTCGTGGCCGAGGGGGAGGCGAATGCCGGGGCCTCCTCCTCATCGTTCGCCGACTTCGACGCCGTCCTCGAGGACCGGATCTGCGAGGCCGACGCCTTCCACCACCTGCGCACGCCCGGCCCGCTGCACCCGGAGGAGCGGCTCATCGCGCGGCAGGCGTATGCCGGGCTGATCTGGAGCGAGCAGTTCTACCACTACATCGTCCCCGACTGGCTGGAGGGGGACGCGAAGCACCCGAACCCGCCGGAGGTCCGCGACCACCGGATCAACCGCGACTGGACGCACCTGTTCAGCCGCGACGTGCTCAGCGTGCCCGACAAGTGGGAGTATCCCGCCTTCTTCGCGTGGGACCTGGCCTTCCACATGGTGGCGATGGCGCGCATCGACGGGGCGTTCGCCAAGCAGCAGCTCCAGCTCCTGCTCCGCGAGTGGTACATGCACCCCAACGGCCAGCTCCCGGCGTACGAGTACGACCTGTCGAACGTCAACCCGCCCGTCCACGCCTGGGCCTGCTACCAGGTCTTCCGCCGCACCGGCGGCGACGACTTCACCTTCCTGGAGCGCTGCTTCCACAAGCTCCTGCTGAACTTCACGTGGTGGGTGAACCGCCAGGACCCGGAGGGCCGGGGCGTCTTCTCCGGCGGCTTCCTGGGGATGGACAACCTCGGCGTCTTCGACCGCAGCCAGCCGCTGCCGACCGACGGCCGGCTCCAGCAGGCCGACGGCACCGCCTGGATGGGCTTCTTCTGCACGACCATGCTCCAGATCGCGCTGGAGCTGGCGGTCCGCGACCCGGCCTACGAGGACGTGGCCTCCAAATTCTTCGAGCATTATGTCTTCATCTCCGACGCCATCAACAAGACGTGCGGGTCGGGCCTGTGGGACGAGGAGGACGGCTTCTATTACGACAAGATCCTCCGCGGCGACGGGTCGAGCCTGCCGATCAAGCTGCGGGCCATGATCGGCCTGGTGCCGCTGCTGGCGGTGCTGGTGCTGGACGAGCAGGCCTGCGGGCGGCACCTGCCCGGCTTCCAGAAGCGGCTGGACTGGTTCCTCGCCAACCGCGGCGGCCGGATGAAGCGGGTGGAGGAGCTGGAGACGCGAGGCGAGAAGCCCAGGCAGCGGCTCCTGCTCTCGATCGCCGGCCGGCGGCGGCTGGAGCGGTCGCTCCACCGCCTGCTGGACGAGTCCGCGTTCCTCTCCCCGTTCGGCGTGCGGTCGCTCTCCCGCGAGTACCGGGACCGGCCCTACGAGCTCCGCATCGACGGCCGGACGTACTCGGTGCCGTACGTCCCCGGCGATTCGGCCACGGGCGACTTCGGCGGCAACTCGAACTGGCGGGGGCCGATCTGGATGCCGATCAACGTCCTGCTGATCGACGCCCTCCGCGAGTACCACCGCTTCTACGGCGACGACGTCTGCGTGGAGTGCCCCTCCGGCTCGGGCCGGCTCGCCTCGCTCGGCCAGGTGGCCGACGAGCTCTGCCGCCGCCTGACCTTGCTCTTCCTCCCGGAGGACGGCCGGCCCCGCCCCTGCCACGGCTCGCTCGGCCGGTTCGCCTCGGACCCGGCCTGGAAGGACCACCACCTCTTCTACGAGTACTTCGACGGCGACACCGGCCGCGGCCTGGGCGCCAGCCATCAGACCGGCTGGACCGCGCTGATCGCCACGCTCATCGAGGACCGCGCCCGCTCCCACCATCGGGACCGGCCCGAGCACGGCCACCATCCGCACGGCCGTGCGGTCGCTCCGAGTCGATCCCCCAGGCCCGGTGCCGCCGAGGCCGATCTCGACGGCTCTCCCCATCGGTCACGCGGAGAACCGAATCCGATTCCCACCTCACGCAGGGGCGACGCGGGGGGATGA
- a CDS encoding GNAT family N-acetyltransferase, whose translation MTTAPHPPAFEIRVARVGDAPEISRLLAELRHPTSAESIASRWAAWSAEGNSALAAACPDGTLLGVATLHRTIVLHRPRPVGRITVLVVDERYRGRGIGRALVAAAESALAAAGCGLLEITSNLRLVEAHAFYEHLGYARSSFRFVKELA comes from the coding sequence GTGACCACCGCACCGCACCCGCCGGCCTTCGAAATCCGAGTCGCCCGCGTCGGCGACGCGCCCGAGATCTCGCGCCTGCTCGCGGAGCTCCGGCACCCGACCTCCGCCGAGTCGATCGCCTCGCGATGGGCGGCCTGGTCCGCCGAGGGGAACTCCGCCCTCGCGGCGGCGTGTCCCGACGGCACGCTCCTCGGGGTGGCCACGCTCCACCGGACGATCGTCCTCCACCGGCCCCGGCCCGTCGGCCGGATCACCGTCCTGGTCGTGGACGAGCGATACCGCGGCCGGGGCATCGGCCGAGCCCTCGTGGCCGCCGCCGAGTCCGCGCTGGCCGCCGCGGGCTGCGGTCTGCTGGAGATCACCAGCAACCTCCGGCTCGTCGAGGCCCACGCCTTCTACGAGCACCTCGGCTACGCGAGGTCGAGCTTCCGGTTCGTCAAGGAGCTCGCCTGA
- a CDS encoding TadE/TadG family type IV pilus assembly protein, with the protein MEVNVGSMVDRRRAGRGVRRRRGAAVVETAIVLPIAIMLILGVFDFSRVIAMRQVLQNAAKDGGRYAVVRAVDATTTDGQVIQYVQGYLAGVQGQLQGFVSSRDIQVFKADPATGANIGSWKDAGFGEYIGVRISGTMKLAVLKQVTLTVQSTQYSEAN; encoded by the coding sequence ATGGAGGTGAACGTGGGCTCGATGGTGGATCGCAGGCGGGCCGGCCGGGGCGTGCGGCGGCGGCGGGGGGCGGCGGTCGTCGAGACCGCCATCGTGCTCCCGATCGCGATCATGCTGATACTCGGCGTCTTCGACTTCTCGCGGGTCATCGCGATGCGGCAGGTGCTGCAGAACGCGGCGAAGGACGGCGGCCGGTACGCGGTCGTCCGGGCCGTGGACGCGACGACCACGGACGGCCAGGTGATCCAGTACGTGCAGGGCTACCTCGCCGGCGTCCAGGGGCAGCTTCAGGGCTTCGTCTCGTCGCGGGACATCCAGGTCTTCAAGGCCGACCCGGCCACCGGGGCGAACATCGGCTCGTGGAAGGACGCGGGATTCGGGGAATACATCGGGGTCAGGATCTCCGGGACCATGAAGCTCGCGGTCCTGAAGCAGGTGACCCTGACCGTGCAATCGACCCAGTACAGCGAGGCGAATTGA
- a CDS encoding protein adenylyltransferase SelO encodes MQIDQARFVHSFVEDLRGEADAVNRPRQVPGYCYSAVAPTPVRAPRLLAWSDELAAMLGLERPAGRGPGADLLAGNLVTPSMRPFAARYGGHQFGSWAGQLGDGRAISLGELEARDGSRWEIQLKGAGPTPYSRHADGRAVLRSSLREFLCSEAMHHLGVPTTRALSLVATGEDVIRDMFYTGDARPEPGAVVARVSPSFVRFGNFEIMAARDEHDNLRALAGHVLRRHYPELGEPSEAAYLALFEEVCRRTAVLMARWMTLGFVHGVMNTDNMSILGLTIDYGPYGWLEPYEPGWTPNTTDFGSRRYAFGQQPGVALWNLSKLAAALTPLVTGTDGLLAGLETYRSTYLRAYGEGMFRKLGLAPRDPEADEALLDGLHAAMEQSQVDMTLFFRGLSTAAPGLMPAEGSPEPAFRRLVAEASYLAPDAPEHAAMLDWLGTYLGRLRAEAARPEEIRDAMLAVNPKYVPRNYLAQEAIEAAEAGDLSRLEALMRVLRRPYDEQPEHAAMARKRPEWARTRPGCATLSCSS; translated from the coding sequence ATGCAAATCGACCAGGCCCGCTTCGTCCATTCGTTCGTCGAGGACCTCCGGGGGGAGGCCGACGCGGTCAACCGTCCGCGGCAGGTGCCCGGGTACTGCTATTCGGCCGTCGCCCCGACCCCCGTGCGGGCGCCCCGCCTGCTGGCGTGGTCGGATGAGCTCGCGGCGATGCTGGGCCTGGAGCGGCCGGCGGGGCGGGGGCCGGGGGCGGACCTGCTGGCCGGCAACCTCGTCACGCCCAGCATGCGGCCCTTCGCCGCCCGCTACGGCGGGCACCAGTTCGGGAGCTGGGCCGGCCAGCTCGGCGACGGCCGCGCCATCTCGCTCGGCGAGCTGGAGGCCCGCGACGGCTCCCGCTGGGAGATCCAGCTCAAGGGGGCCGGGCCCACACCGTACTCGCGGCACGCCGACGGCCGCGCCGTGCTCCGCTCGTCGCTCCGCGAGTTCCTCTGCAGCGAGGCGATGCATCACCTCGGCGTCCCGACCACACGGGCGCTGAGCCTCGTCGCCACCGGCGAGGACGTCATCCGCGACATGTTCTACACGGGCGACGCCCGCCCCGAGCCGGGCGCCGTCGTCGCGCGGGTGTCCCCCAGCTTCGTCCGGTTCGGCAACTTCGAGATCATGGCGGCCCGCGACGAGCACGACAACCTCCGCGCCCTGGCCGGCCACGTCCTGCGCCGCCATTACCCCGAGCTCGGCGAGCCCTCCGAGGCGGCCTACCTCGCCCTGTTCGAGGAGGTCTGCCGCCGCACCGCCGTCCTGATGGCCCGCTGGATGACCCTCGGGTTCGTGCACGGCGTGATGAACACCGACAACATGTCGATCCTGGGCCTGACGATCGATTACGGCCCTTACGGCTGGCTCGAGCCCTACGAGCCGGGCTGGACGCCCAACACGACCGACTTCGGCTCCCGGCGGTACGCCTTCGGCCAGCAGCCGGGCGTGGCTCTCTGGAACCTCTCCAAGCTGGCCGCCGCGCTGACGCCCCTGGTCACCGGGACCGACGGGCTCCTCGCGGGGCTGGAGACGTATCGCTCCACGTACCTCCGGGCCTACGGCGAGGGGATGTTCCGCAAGCTGGGCCTGGCCCCGCGCGACCCCGAGGCGGACGAGGCCCTCCTCGACGGGCTCCACGCCGCGATGGAGCAGTCGCAGGTGGACATGACGCTCTTCTTCCGCGGCCTCTCGACCGCCGCGCCCGGACTGATGCCCGCGGAGGGCTCGCCCGAGCCGGCCTTCCGCCGCCTCGTCGCGGAGGCGTCCTACCTGGCCCCGGACGCGCCCGAGCACGCCGCGATGCTCGACTGGCTGGGCACGTACCTGGGCCGCCTCCGGGCCGAGGCCGCCCGGCCGGAGGAGATCCGCGACGCGATGCTGGCCGTCAACCCGAAGTATGTGCCGCGCAATTACCTGGCCCAGGAGGCCATCGAGGCGGCGGAGGCCGGCGACCTCTCGCGGCTGGAGGCCCTGATGCGGGTCCTGCGTCGCCCCTACGACGAACAGCCCGAGCACGCCGCGATGGCCCGGAAGCGCCCGGAGTGGGCACGCACCAGGCCGGGATGCGCCACCCTCTCGTGCAGCTCGTGA
- a CDS encoding AAA family ATPase: MVGSGDKDTVGRLGREVIDALKRRFVGRDEVVDLIALAVVAGEHLFLHGPPGTAKSALIRRFATAVQGRYFEYLLTRFSEPNEVFGPIDLVRLREGTVATVTAGMLPEAEFVFLDELFNANSAILNNLLSVLNERVYRRGAEVHRLPVLSVFAASNHLAEDQALRALFDRFLIRCHVEDLRREAMPRLLTAGWELEAAGADASSVTAADLRELGGRVAEVDLSSILDRYADAVLKVRDLGIAMSDRRAVKVLKLVAASAVLCGRSTAGPTDLWVLRYVWDREEQIAPLAGLVAGLLEPHAGEPDAHPLAATPTRVDGEEVARQVDAAEAEAKDGKASLAAVARLRERVADLADRAAWVPDEAARAHLLGRTEQLLRRLG; encoded by the coding sequence ATGGTCGGCAGCGGGGATAAGGATACGGTCGGCCGCCTGGGCCGCGAGGTCATCGACGCGCTCAAGAGGCGGTTCGTCGGCCGCGACGAGGTCGTGGACCTCATCGCCCTGGCCGTCGTCGCCGGAGAGCACCTGTTCCTGCACGGGCCTCCGGGCACGGCGAAATCGGCCCTAATCCGCCGGTTCGCGACCGCCGTGCAGGGCCGCTACTTCGAGTACCTGCTGACGCGGTTCTCGGAGCCGAACGAGGTCTTCGGCCCGATCGACCTGGTGCGGCTCCGCGAGGGGACGGTCGCGACGGTGACCGCCGGCATGCTCCCCGAGGCGGAGTTCGTCTTCCTGGACGAGCTCTTCAACGCCAACAGCGCGATCCTGAACAACCTGCTCAGCGTCCTCAACGAGCGGGTCTACCGGCGCGGGGCCGAGGTGCACCGGCTGCCCGTGCTCTCGGTGTTCGCGGCCTCCAACCACCTCGCCGAGGACCAGGCGCTCCGGGCCCTCTTCGACCGGTTCCTGATCCGCTGCCACGTCGAGGACCTGAGGCGAGAGGCCATGCCCCGGCTGCTGACGGCCGGATGGGAGCTGGAGGCCGCCGGGGCCGACGCCTCGTCGGTGACCGCGGCCGACCTCCGCGAGCTCGGCGGCCGCGTGGCGGAGGTGGACCTGTCGAGCATCCTGGACCGGTACGCCGACGCCGTGCTCAAGGTGCGCGACCTGGGCATCGCCATGTCCGACCGCCGGGCGGTCAAGGTCCTGAAGCTGGTCGCGGCGTCCGCCGTCCTCTGCGGCCGCTCCACGGCCGGCCCGACCGACCTGTGGGTCCTGCGGTACGTCTGGGACCGCGAGGAGCAGATCGCCCCCCTGGCGGGCCTCGTCGCCGGCCTGCTCGAGCCGCACGCCGGCGAGCCCGACGCCCACCCCCTGGCGGCCACGCCCACGCGCGTCGACGGCGAGGAAGTGGCCCGCCAGGTCGACGCGGCCGAGGCCGAGGCTAAGGACGGGAAGGCCAGCCTGGCGGCCGTCGCCCGGCTCCGCGAGCGCGTCGCCGACCTGGCCGACCGCGCCGCCTGGGTCCCCGACGAGGCCGCGCGTGCCCACCTGCTGGGACGGACCGAACAGCTCCTGAGGCGCCTGGGCTAG
- a CDS encoding DUF1810 domain-containing protein, protein MASSKDPGHAGDAHDLSRFVDAQRGDYEQALAEVRAGRKRSHWMWYIFPQYAGLGFSSMSERYAIRSLDEARAYLAHPVLGPRLLEICEAALGVADRSARDIFGSPDDMKLRSCATLFTAVSQEGSVFERILAKYFEGRPDEKTLGLLGIKPPPE, encoded by the coding sequence ATGGCGAGCTCGAAGGACCCAGGCCACGCCGGCGACGCCCACGACCTGTCGCGGTTCGTGGACGCCCAGCGGGGCGACTACGAGCAGGCGCTGGCCGAGGTCCGCGCCGGGCGCAAGCGGTCGCACTGGATGTGGTACATCTTCCCGCAGTATGCCGGCCTGGGGTTCAGCTCCATGTCCGAGCGATACGCGATCAGGAGCCTCGACGAGGCGAGGGCCTACCTCGCGCATCCGGTGCTCGGCCCGCGCCTCCTGGAGATCTGCGAGGCCGCGCTCGGCGTCGCGGACCGTTCCGCCCGCGACATCTTCGGCTCGCCCGACGACATGAAGCTCCGCTCGTGCGCCACGCTCTTCACCGCCGTGTCCCAGGAGGGGTCGGTCTTCGAGCGGATCCTGGCGAAGTACTTCGAGGGCCGGCCCGACGAGAAGACGCTGGGCCTCCTCGGCATCAAGCCGCCCCCGGAGTAG
- a CDS encoding Tad domain-containing protein, with protein MRIRTKPRGRRGTIIPFVAIGLVAMMSFCALAIDVGMLAVARTEAQAVADSAALVGARTLNGSAASNNNYSAAGPAAVATAANGTILGKSVQASQVQTTIGKYYYDTIKSKFVAYPIDAGSVNDAGTNWSLASCTVSAAGNTAFSAIMGAGRLSIKATGTAVHRPRDVAIVIDLSGSMRFSSLLGIPYSGDRSTNNPDPAYPKFGHYSSSSAGMYQGQSVSTVSGYTYYASNTTASNSLSMNRPAIVADFFDGPNSSNPAFTPAGAGDSEGFVSGDRPLRKQGNGSGQAYATNFQDVNNGSTSKSTTLAAAFESTGYDSAALGTGGFKGYTQGPGYWGKTFFLWPPDPRGATTTTTASQHNNGAMDWRQRFFLKSDGVTPVNDNTLLWASDGDWLSPGSSSTYKINYRAILQWIKNTGPNPFPAKLQAGRILYYNKIPDPADTGLNTRMWGQYPVTDPDERFWKEFIDYVLGVCQKGSSSWLTSSASGSNIVSYTGYGDDYNWGTVRISAKPSGQSMDYRDNPSRPRAHFWFGPMMLVDFLGSYNMTNNFSDGRFAWMPGTAHEAPSYACKLGILGALSDIQNNHPNDQVSLIFYSTPRESSNDAGARFNNVRVPLGRDYSRMKDALFFPPSTLADGGASGLPRMFDAGSIEVPRPGGGTCFAMGLMLAFNQFSSEPTLRTFNPYPAPTGDAGGLGRSGAYKMVILETDGIPNTSATASLVSQSSGGANCSYYRIRYNSTNPSSSEYPSVANSGDNSSQVTSQIYDIAAKLCAKDTDPTPGFATSRKPVQIHCIGFGPVFETTSTNRAAALTTLQQIERIGNTQSSTTPNAWLPDYKIVTGSDDAVVQKLRTAVINIMQSGVQVSLIN; from the coding sequence ATGAGGATCAGGACCAAACCCCGGGGGCGCAGGGGTACGATCATCCCGTTCGTCGCGATCGGCCTGGTCGCGATGATGTCGTTCTGCGCGCTGGCGATCGACGTCGGGATGCTCGCCGTCGCGCGGACGGAGGCCCAGGCGGTGGCGGACTCCGCGGCCCTGGTCGGCGCCCGGACCCTGAACGGCTCGGCGGCCTCCAACAACAACTATTCCGCCGCCGGCCCGGCGGCCGTCGCGACGGCGGCGAACGGCACGATCCTGGGCAAGTCGGTCCAGGCCTCGCAGGTCCAGACGACGATCGGCAAGTACTATTATGACACGATAAAGAGCAAGTTCGTCGCGTACCCGATCGACGCCGGCTCGGTCAACGACGCGGGCACGAACTGGAGCCTGGCCAGCTGCACGGTCTCCGCCGCGGGGAACACGGCCTTCTCCGCGATCATGGGGGCCGGCCGGCTCTCCATCAAGGCCACGGGGACCGCGGTCCATCGGCCCCGCGACGTCGCCATCGTCATCGACCTCTCCGGCTCGATGAGGTTCTCCAGCCTGCTGGGCATCCCGTACAGCGGCGACCGCTCGACGAACAACCCGGATCCGGCCTATCCCAAGTTCGGGCACTACTCGAGCTCATCGGCCGGCATGTATCAGGGCCAGTCGGTCTCCACCGTCAGCGGCTACACCTACTACGCGTCCAACACCACCGCCTCCAACTCGCTGAGCATGAACCGCCCGGCGATCGTCGCGGACTTCTTCGACGGCCCGAACTCGTCGAACCCGGCGTTCACCCCCGCCGGCGCGGGGGATTCCGAGGGCTTCGTGTCCGGCGACCGGCCGCTGCGGAAGCAGGGCAACGGCAGCGGCCAGGCCTACGCGACCAACTTCCAGGACGTCAACAACGGGAGCACGTCGAAGTCCACCACGCTCGCCGCGGCCTTCGAGTCGACGGGATACGACTCCGCCGCGCTCGGCACCGGCGGGTTCAAGGGATATACGCAGGGGCCCGGCTACTGGGGCAAGACGTTCTTCCTCTGGCCGCCCGACCCCCGCGGCGCGACGACCACGACGACCGCGTCCCAGCACAACAACGGGGCCATGGACTGGCGGCAGCGGTTCTTCCTCAAGTCCGACGGCGTCACCCCCGTCAACGACAACACCCTGCTCTGGGCGTCCGACGGCGACTGGCTGTCGCCGGGGTCGAGCTCCACCTACAAGATCAACTACCGCGCGATCCTGCAGTGGATCAAGAACACCGGCCCCAACCCCTTCCCGGCGAAGCTCCAGGCCGGCCGCATCCTGTACTACAACAAGATCCCCGACCCCGCCGACACGGGCCTGAACACCAGGATGTGGGGCCAGTATCCGGTCACCGACCCCGACGAGCGATTCTGGAAGGAGTTCATCGACTACGTGCTGGGCGTCTGCCAGAAGGGGTCGAGCAGCTGGCTGACGTCCAGCGCCAGCGGGTCCAACATCGTCTCGTACACCGGCTACGGCGACGACTACAACTGGGGGACCGTCCGCATCTCCGCGAAGCCCTCGGGCCAGTCGATGGATTACCGGGACAACCCCTCCCGGCCGAGGGCCCACTTCTGGTTCGGCCCGATGATGCTGGTGGACTTCCTGGGCAGCTACAACATGACCAACAACTTCAGCGACGGCCGCTTCGCCTGGATGCCGGGGACCGCGCACGAGGCCCCCTCGTACGCCTGCAAGCTCGGGATCCTGGGGGCCCTCTCGGACATCCAGAACAACCACCCCAACGACCAGGTCTCGCTGATCTTCTACAGCACGCCCCGCGAGTCCAGCAACGATGCCGGCGCCCGGTTCAACAACGTGCGGGTGCCGCTGGGACGGGACTATTCGCGGATGAAGGACGCGCTCTTCTTCCCCCCCTCGACGCTGGCCGACGGGGGCGCCTCCGGGCTCCCGCGGATGTTCGACGCCGGCAGCATCGAGGTGCCCCGGCCCGGCGGCGGCACGTGCTTCGCGATGGGCCTGATGCTGGCCTTCAACCAGTTCAGCAGCGAGCCGACGCTGAGGACCTTCAACCCCTACCCGGCGCCGACGGGGGACGCCGGTGGGCTCGGCCGCAGCGGCGCATACAAGATGGTGATCCTGGAGACCGACGGCATCCCCAACACCTCGGCCACGGCCTCACTCGTGTCGCAGTCCTCCGGCGGGGCGAACTGCTCGTATTACCGGATCCGGTACAACAGCACGAACCCCTCATCGAGCGAATACCCCTCGGTCGCGAACTCCGGCGACAACAGCTCCCAGGTAACCTCGCAGATCTACGACATCGCCGCCAAGCTCTGCGCCAAGGACACGGACCCGACCCCCGGCTTCGCCACGTCGCGCAAGCCCGTCCAGATCCACTGCATCGGCTTCGGGCCGGTGTTCGAGACAACGAGCACCAACCGGGCCGCCGCGCTCACCACGCTCCAGCAGATCGAGAGGATCGGGAATACCCAGTCGAGCACCACGCCCAACGCCTGGCTCCCCGACTACAAGATCGTCACCGGCAGCGACGATGCCGTCGTGCAGAAGCTGCGCACGGCGGTCATCAACATCATGCAGTCAGGAGTCCAGGTCTCGCTCATCAACTGA
- a CDS encoding methyltransferase domain-containing protein: protein MSWDPEKYLKFRGERTRPSVDLVGRIVAEDPATVIDLGCGPGNSTAVLRGRWPGASITGLDSDPAMLRAALRSDPYMNWMQGDVASWHADGAFDVVYSNAVLQWVPDHAELIPRLFRAVAPGGALAFQIPTRVDSAIYADIDEVANDPRWRAATEAARNALVDHEPAFYYDLLCTKAERLDVWTTEYQHALDGPEAVLDWMRSTRLRPFLDALPDEADRRAFEAALLGRIAAAFPRRPDGKVLFPFRRLFVIAYRGRD from the coding sequence ATGTCCTGGGATCCCGAGAAGTACCTGAAGTTCCGCGGCGAGCGGACGCGGCCGTCGGTGGACCTGGTGGGCCGCATCGTCGCGGAGGACCCGGCGACGGTGATCGACCTCGGCTGCGGGCCGGGGAACAGCACGGCGGTGCTCCGCGGCCGGTGGCCGGGCGCCTCGATCACGGGGCTGGACTCCGACCCCGCGATGCTCCGCGCCGCGCTGCGGTCGGACCCGTACATGAACTGGATGCAGGGGGACGTGGCCTCGTGGCACGCGGACGGCGCGTTCGACGTGGTCTACTCCAACGCCGTCCTCCAGTGGGTCCCGGACCACGCCGAGCTGATCCCCCGGCTCTTCCGCGCCGTGGCGCCGGGCGGGGCCCTGGCCTTCCAGATCCCCACCCGCGTGGACTCCGCGATCTACGCGGACATCGACGAGGTCGCGAACGACCCTCGCTGGCGGGCCGCCACCGAGGCCGCGCGGAACGCGCTCGTCGACCACGAGCCGGCGTTCTACTACGACCTCCTCTGCACCAAGGCCGAGCGCCTGGACGTGTGGACGACCGAGTACCAGCACGCCCTGGACGGCCCCGAGGCGGTGCTCGACTGGATGCGGAGCACCCGGCTCCGCCCCTTCCTGGACGCCCTGCCCGACGAGGCCGATCGGCGTGCGTTCGAGGCCGCCCTGCTGGGGCGGATCGCCGCCGCGTTCCCCCGCCGGCCCGACGGCAAGGTCCTCTTCCCGTTCCGCCGGCTGTTCGTGATCGCCTACCGCGGCCGGGACTGA